The proteins below are encoded in one region of Bombus vancouverensis nearcticus unplaced genomic scaffold, iyBomVanc1_principal scaffold0027, whole genome shotgun sequence:
- the LOC117164029 gene encoding uncharacterized protein LOC117164029 — MRILQTNLRRSRRAQDLLHQTIRESTVALAVVAEPYRVLDAPESVGDTDRMVAVTWTSTPGAFAHGALLERGNGYAAVEWAGMMVVGVYVSPNSGLAAFEEFLDGVGDCVRRRLPRQVLVLGDFNAHFTEWGNARTNARGRTLSNWAAGLGLLLVNRGSTSTCVTCRGSPLLT, encoded by the coding sequence ATGCGCATCCTCCAGACTAACCTGCGAAGGTCAAGGCGAGCACAAGACCTGCTCCACCAAACCATCCGGGAGAGCACGGTCGCCCTAGCGGTGGTGGCGGAACCGTACAGAGTTCTGGATGCCCCGGAGTCGGTCGGAGACACGGACAGAATGGTTGCCGTCACCTGGACATCAACGCCCGGGGCGTTCGCCCACGGAGCCCTGCTGGAACGCGGCAACGGATACGCCGCGGTCGAGTGGGCAGGGATGATGGTGGTGGGGGTGTACGTGTCACCTAACAGCGGACTGGCAGCGTTCGAGGAATTCCTAGACGGAGTTGGCGACTGCGTCAGGCGACGACTCCCCCGACAAGTGCTCGTCCTGGGAGACTTCAACGCGCACTTCACGGAATGGGGGAACGCCAGGACCAACGCGCGCGGCCGCACGCTATCAAACTGGGCCGCGGGACTTGGACTTCTGTTAGTGAACAGGGGCTCGACCAGTACCTGCGTGACGTGCAGAGGGAGCCCATTGTTGACATAA